A genomic segment from Amphiprion ocellaris isolate individual 3 ecotype Okinawa chromosome 17, ASM2253959v1, whole genome shotgun sequence encodes:
- the LOC111565677 gene encoding uncharacterized protein LOC111565677: protein MEAAPFVGFSPERYWTEEKERALIAFFSKNSCLWNHKSEHYKNRQLRWKTLEHLRILLSTHPPPVSFTVEDIKNKFKNLRTTFQRQYKMVRASKGCSSDDVFVPQWKHYQQLMFLQGCWDQDDGIDDPPLSPLTIPDEENQPVLSSPGLIISFLPTPSTSSASTSSSCIPSNIMVKCYWTEERERALISFYSEHSCLWNKKSENHNNRQLRLRLLEALRTQLSDHSVTFSVEDVKCKFKNLRTVFNREYKAVQTSRATDKPYVSKWKHYQHLLFLCESCEEDDATDDLQILMSQEDKDLEHGNQTPSSTLSSFSCSSNQSNSVKLNNASFPSSSSQSATKTNSSAAYQIFLSTTPDNLKLAEQMAASTLPSSPSSSLPDSKPCVNPSSLNFSASSSVQPDSRLSVDSRCLWSEAKVQQLISFYSEHCCLWNHKSESYRNRLLRQSLLGTLSIALSDNEPVPFTVEDIKTKFRNLRTIFQREHKAVSSNKTCGSEDFYLPKWKHYRELMFLCDSCDEDERPVDLHFHEPQEPHLLHLDSQAPPPSLLYHVANQTAAKLNIAARSVEAPPSPTPPDSQRSSPSSSPSTSSSLTDSRVSGRKRASRQVSPTADEFLDFMRTFCQNQTVSPHTGFLRYVEECLNETPPDKVKKLKKKIIETIHSISEDA, encoded by the exons ATGGAGGCGGCTCCGTTCGTCGGCTTCTCTCCGGAGCGCTACTGGacggaggagaaggagagggcGCTCATTGCGTTTTTCTCCA AGAACAGTTGTCTTTGGAACCACAAGTCTGAGCACTACAAGAACCGCCAGCTACGATGGAAAACCCTGGAACACCTGAGAATCCTCCTGTCCACTCACCCACCTCCTGTTTCTTTCACAG tCGAAGACATCAAGAACAAGTTCAAGAACCTCCGTACCACCTTCCAGCGTCAGTACAAGATGGTCAGAGCGAGCAAAGGTTGCAGTTCGGATGATGTTTTCGTGCCGCAGTGGAAACACTACCAGCAGCTGATGTTCCTGCAGGGCTGCTGGGACCAAGACGACGGCATTGATGATCCACCGCTATCACCGCTGACCATTCCAGACGAGGAGAACCAGCCGGTCCTCTCCTCTCCAGGACTCATCATCTCCTTCCTCCCCACTCCGTCCACCTCCTCCGCCTCCACCTCGTCCTCCTGCATCCCCTCCAACATCATGGTGAAGTGTTACTGGACTGAGGAGAGGGAGCGAGCGCTGATATCGTTCTACTctg AGCACAGCTGTCTGTGGAACAAGAAGTCTGAAAACCACAACAACCGTCAGCTGCGACTGAGGCTGCTGGAGGCTCTGAGGACCCAGCTGTCCGACCACTCGGTGACGTTCTCAG TCGAAGATGTAAAGTGCAAGTTCAAGAACCTTCGGACTGTGTTTAACCGTGAATACAAAGCAGTCCAGACCAGCAGGGCGACCGACAAACCCTATGTGTCCAAATGGAAACACTACCAGCATCTGCTCTTCCTCTGCGAGTCATGCGAGGAAGACGACGCCACAGACGACCTGCAGATACTGATGTCGCAGGAGGACAAAGATCTGGAACATGGAAACCAGACTCCCTCGTCCACCCTGAGCAGCTTCTCCTGCAGCTCCAACCAAAGCAACAGTGTGAAGCTCAACAACGCCTCCTTTCCCTCCAGCTCCAGCCAGAGCGCCACCAAAACCAACTCCAGTGCTGCGTACCAGATCTTCCTCTCCACAACCCCGGATAACCTGAAACTAGCCGAACAAATGGCAGCTTCCACCCTCCCGTCCTCGCCGTCCAGTTCACTGCCAGACTCCAAACCTTGTGTAAACCCTTCATCTTTGAATTTCTCTGCGTCCAGTTCAGTTCAGCCAGACAGCAGACTGAGCGTCGACTCCCGCTGCCTCTGGAGTGAAGCCAAAGTCCAGCAGCTCATTTCATTTTACTCCG aaCACTGCTGTCTGTGGAACCACAAGTCTGAGAGCTACAGGAACCGTCTGCTGAGACAAAGTCTGTTGGGGACGCTGAGCATCGCCCTGTCAGACAACGAACCGGTTCCATTCACAG TGGAAGACATAAAGACAAAGTTCAGAAACTTGAGAACCATCTTCCAACGCGAGCACAAAGCGGTGAGCTCCAATAAAACCTGTGGTTCGGAGGACTTCTACCTCCCCAAGTGGAAACACTACCGTGAGCTCATGTTCCTGTGCGACTCCTgcgacgaggacgagcggccagttGACCTTCACTTCCACGAACCGCAGGAgccccacctcctccacctggacagccaGGCTCCGCCCCCTTCGCTGCTCTACCACGTTGCCAACCAGACCGCTGCCAAGCTGAACATCGCGGCCCGGAGCGTCGAAGCCCCACCATCGCCAACTCCCCCGGACTCCCAGCGCTCCTCGCCGTCCTCGTCCCCGTCCACGTCGTCCTCGCTAACGGACAGCCGGGTGTCTGGACGCAAGCGGGCGAGCCGCCAGGTGTCGCCGACCGCCGACGAGTTTCTAGACTTCATGAGAACGTTCTGTCAGAATCAGACGGTGTCGCC